A genome region from Rhodanobacter thiooxydans includes the following:
- a CDS encoding restriction endonuclease, whose protein sequence is MALTLSERAAVAVLAKHLYSYLPASGNINTSFPLAAQRTEVFEGWPEGRSKEPSIVALLTWIIEQRRGQFCSFIQEVVAQSMTWRGRAGPMTRQEVEELNRLLLGLKFKISELHDAAFLSSLATDPVAGRTPAVPSAPEALAVARFAELEAELMALSALAPQPRGYAFEKFLANLFDAFSLAARGGFRNTGEQIDGSFVLHHDTYLLEAKWQSAPVDAATLRAFAGKVGDKATWSRGLFVSESGFSVDGLEAFGRGQPVVCIDGLDLYETLSRRLSLVDVLAKKVRRAAETGNPFIRVRDLF, encoded by the coding sequence ATGGCGCTGACCTTGAGCGAACGTGCCGCTGTTGCGGTACTGGCCAAACACCTCTACAGCTACCTCCCAGCCAGTGGAAACATCAACACGTCATTTCCTTTGGCCGCTCAGCGTACTGAGGTGTTTGAGGGTTGGCCGGAAGGCCGCAGTAAGGAACCAAGCATCGTGGCCTTGCTGACTTGGATAATTGAGCAGCGGCGTGGTCAGTTCTGTTCGTTCATCCAAGAAGTCGTGGCCCAGTCGATGACATGGCGTGGTCGGGCCGGACCAATGACCCGCCAAGAGGTGGAGGAGTTAAATCGGCTTCTCCTGGGTCTAAAGTTCAAGATTTCAGAGCTTCATGACGCGGCGTTCCTTAGCTCACTTGCAACCGATCCCGTCGCGGGAAGGACACCTGCTGTGCCGAGCGCGCCAGAAGCTTTGGCGGTAGCGCGATTTGCGGAACTTGAAGCGGAACTGATGGCACTGTCGGCTCTGGCACCGCAGCCCCGTGGATATGCCTTCGAGAAGTTTCTGGCCAATCTTTTCGATGCGTTCTCGCTTGCAGCACGGGGTGGCTTTCGGAACACCGGCGAGCAGATCGATGGGAGTTTCGTTCTGCACCACGACACCTATCTACTTGAGGCGAAGTGGCAGAGCGCACCCGTGGATGCCGCTACGTTGCGTGCGTTCGCCGGTAAGGTGGGCGATAAGGCAACTTGGAGCAGGGGCTTGTTCGTCAGCGAGAGTGGGTTTTCGGTAGATGGCTTGGAGGCATTCGGCCGTGGCCAGCCGGTGGTGTGCATAGATGGATTGGATCTATACGAGACGCTCAGCCGTCGTCTCAGCTTGGTCGATGTCCTAGCGAAGAAGGTGCGGCGGGCAGCTGAGACCGGGAACCCCTTCATCCGGGTGCGCGACTTGTTCTAG
- a CDS encoding NACHT domain-containing protein: MSDDDGDAATIEIDKVRASKAGHAFHEAWAARTALELLPPSTDLTAITLEGFDKRDEQSLGTGAVEIADLVRYHGAIDVARAQRVTVVQFKYSIASAETAVRAADLASTLAKFAATDAELRATHGEAHVIAVVRYEFATNRPIHENLGKAILAVVAGTQEAGDIARQAGRIAQALKDYPHPVADLLRRLELVGSKGSLTEAERAISTTLAAWSEPGDPDAEKRLLKLRNLIRIKAGPGSETDKRVDRVAVLAELEVEHEDRLYPTPDAFPEVEVVIQRDVLGDIATLARETGLPLVVHAAGGMGKTVLMQGLADRLRADGPVVLFDGFGAGRWRDPADGRHLPERTLVHLANLMAGQGLCDILLPVSDVTGLLRAFRRRLAQSVETARRTRSDACVSLVLDAIDHAGLAARDTATSSFAHLLMRSISVDPIDGVRLVASCRPERLALATGDASHRSFAVPLFTDAEVRSLVGRRVPDASDDEIAALLTRSGRNPRCLDHLIATGRPFDPVSFPDAPGESQDLLDVLLRKRLTEAREAARARGASDADIDLLLTGVALLAPPVPIGELAAAHGLIAEQVESFAADLAPLLERTPHGLMFRDEPTETLIRSSYGASQAGRDRVIAALQERQLTSNYAARALPTLLTSLRDADQLIRLAYDLRVRLGASQVSVRDIRLSRITAAIALAGQLNRRDDLLRLLLEASLVAAGHERSDRFLYEHPDLAAVVGDPEALRRLSATHVGWPGGKHAALALANVFAGDRDEARRHARRSIDWHNWAAHTKRSTVSP, from the coding sequence ATGAGTGATGACGATGGTGACGCGGCAACCATAGAAATCGACAAAGTCCGAGCGTCAAAGGCGGGTCATGCCTTCCATGAAGCGTGGGCCGCGCGCACCGCACTTGAACTCCTGCCGCCGTCGACCGACCTTACCGCTATCACGCTCGAGGGTTTCGATAAACGAGACGAGCAGAGCTTGGGAACCGGCGCGGTTGAGATTGCCGATCTTGTCAGGTACCACGGTGCCATCGATGTTGCACGGGCGCAACGAGTCACGGTCGTTCAGTTCAAATACTCGATCGCAAGCGCCGAAACGGCCGTTCGAGCTGCAGACTTGGCGTCGACCCTTGCCAAGTTTGCTGCGACCGATGCCGAGCTTCGAGCAACGCATGGCGAAGCCCATGTTATCGCCGTGGTCCGATATGAATTTGCCACGAACAGGCCCATCCACGAGAACTTAGGAAAGGCAATCTTGGCCGTTGTCGCGGGCACCCAAGAAGCCGGCGATATAGCCCGCCAAGCAGGCCGGATCGCGCAAGCTCTGAAAGACTACCCTCATCCCGTTGCTGACCTGCTGCGGCGATTGGAGTTGGTCGGCAGCAAGGGAAGCTTGACCGAGGCGGAGCGTGCGATCTCCACAACGCTCGCCGCATGGAGCGAACCAGGGGATCCGGATGCGGAAAAGCGCCTGCTCAAGCTGCGGAATCTCATCAGGATCAAGGCCGGCCCCGGTAGCGAGACGGACAAGCGAGTTGATCGGGTAGCGGTTCTGGCTGAGTTGGAAGTGGAGCACGAGGATCGGCTATATCCCACGCCTGACGCGTTTCCCGAGGTAGAGGTCGTCATTCAGCGCGACGTCCTTGGCGACATTGCAACCCTCGCACGTGAAACCGGACTGCCTCTCGTTGTTCATGCGGCGGGCGGTATGGGTAAGACGGTCTTGATGCAAGGCCTCGCCGATCGATTGCGAGCGGATGGCCCCGTGGTGCTCTTCGATGGCTTCGGTGCCGGTCGCTGGCGGGATCCTGCCGACGGCCGGCACCTACCAGAAAGGACGCTTGTCCACCTTGCCAATCTCATGGCTGGGCAGGGCCTGTGCGACATTCTGTTGCCCGTGTCGGACGTAACGGGTTTGCTGAGAGCGTTCCGCCGACGGCTTGCGCAGTCGGTGGAAACAGCTCGGCGAACTCGCAGCGATGCATGTGTTTCACTGGTGCTTGACGCGATCGACCACGCCGGGCTGGCCGCGCGGGATACCGCGACATCATCGTTCGCACACCTTCTCATGCGCAGCATCAGCGTCGATCCGATCGACGGTGTTCGCCTCGTCGCATCGTGCCGGCCTGAACGGCTCGCGCTGGCAACTGGGGATGCCTCGCACCGTTCTTTCGCAGTTCCACTGTTCACTGACGCGGAAGTGCGTTCCCTCGTAGGGCGGCGCGTACCGGACGCGTCGGACGACGAGATCGCCGCTTTGCTGACACGGTCCGGTCGCAATCCACGCTGTCTCGACCACTTGATTGCGACCGGACGACCGTTTGATCCCGTGTCTTTCCCTGACGCCCCGGGAGAGTCGCAAGATCTGCTCGACGTGCTGCTTCGCAAGCGTCTCACCGAAGCGCGCGAAGCTGCACGTGCTCGCGGTGCAAGCGATGCGGACATTGATCTGCTGCTTACTGGTGTCGCTTTGCTCGCGCCCCCGGTTCCCATTGGAGAGCTTGCTGCGGCACACGGCTTGATCGCGGAGCAGGTTGAAAGCTTCGCGGCCGATCTTGCCCCCTTGCTTGAGCGAACGCCACACGGCCTGATGTTCCGCGATGAACCGACCGAGACCCTGATCCGATCGAGCTACGGTGCGAGCCAAGCCGGTCGAGACCGCGTTATTGCTGCTCTCCAAGAACGCCAGCTCACTTCAAACTATGCAGCCCGGGCATTGCCCACGTTGCTCACCTCGTTACGCGATGCCGATCAGCTCATCCGGCTGGCCTACGACCTGCGTGTTCGCCTAGGCGCTTCACAGGTAAGCGTACGCGACATCCGTCTGTCGCGGATCACTGCCGCGATTGCATTGGCGGGACAGTTGAATCGGCGCGACGATCTTCTTCGCCTGCTGCTGGAAGCGTCGCTTGTTGCCGCGGGCCATGAGCGATCCGATCGCTTCCTCTACGAGCATCCTGATCTTGCCGCAGTCGTAGGCGACCCCGAAGCTTTGCGACGGCTTTCCGCGACCCATGTTGGCTGGCCTGGCGGGAAACACGCCGCGCTTGCACTTGCGAACGTCTTCGCTGGTGACCGAGACGAGGCCCGTCGCCACGCTCGGCGATCAATCGATTGGCACAATTGGGCCGCGCATACCAAACGCAGCACGGTGTCACCTTGA
- a CDS encoding Tn3 family transposase: protein MRYWQTPYLGLRSIPKELNQFELNAFFSYSPKERSTIFAKRDGLHRLALALQIGFIRMTGSLLTAVKVVPAELWAHLGETLGIETPNIASLRSLYRRHRTLFTHQNAAMEVLGFARMSEHQRRALVRYLRTEVMSEFDRHRLMTRVNIWLYEHGILIEGERPLKGAIAAALKLAEDELEGVIQQDVPATMLAAWVQACHEPDGKGLAMQEWLAQAPHRNSLPQIREQFERIQLLTQLGVAAHPMPSVSDHIKRHYAQAMADRPPSVSKRLADARRTIEVSCFLHTALCVATDRLLAMTRQHIADLWRKGMDAVTQSAESRARTLTAFAKEIRELALDSSLSEGDLRKAMLSAVEKVGGTKRITRARLTREQLLIQNSRNSRSLLKMLCALPFESASPHPVIQAMDALRAIYQDRKPSLPEEIPVALGKVWDDMLVDIDRQRALQAFEVATLLAMRRALKSGSLYIGHSFSFRSRESMLIPADEWAKSKPQHYARLKLPRDPKEFTEPLIKEVSRQLQALDKAVKAGDVLVDTHGIHIPKAAAEDVPEGVSVLRDALVERIGAEELPGVMMEVDSHTRFSWMLLGREPRSVDELRLVYAGLLAHGTALSAADTARMMPGLSAQAVNQSMRWMAQEKRLREANAAVFEFMHSHPIAESWGRADLASADMMSRETVKSSYLARRDPRTKKKSIGIYTHIHDRWGIFYDQPIVLGERQAGVALEGVLRQDTVAIKQLAVDTHGQTEFSMFLGKTVQKDICPRLRDASAHKLYVTPEMEVPEGLSAVIAKNLAHPERLEAVWDECVRMAASTLMGKASAVDILSRFGSAAKGDALYDAGVQIGRLLLTLFLCRWFTLPEFRREILRTLNHGERVHVLEHALETGKVPRHQLNAAIRLRGVSSSITLLSNIVMAWTTTRMQQSLAGLPKDIGAHAVPENLRHIAPIQEGLINFRGLFVFPIERYMARLLPGLQPVRSVLRGIR from the coding sequence ATGCGGTACTGGCAGACGCCCTACCTTGGGCTGCGATCCATCCCCAAGGAGCTGAACCAGTTCGAGCTCAACGCCTTCTTCAGCTATTCGCCCAAGGAACGGAGCACCATCTTTGCCAAACGCGATGGCTTGCATCGGCTTGCCTTGGCGCTGCAGATCGGTTTCATCCGGATGACGGGCAGCTTGCTCACGGCCGTCAAAGTGGTTCCGGCCGAGTTATGGGCGCATCTCGGTGAAACGCTCGGCATCGAAACGCCGAATATCGCGTCGCTGCGATCACTGTATCGTCGACACCGAACCCTGTTCACGCACCAGAATGCGGCCATGGAGGTGCTGGGTTTCGCGCGCATGTCGGAGCACCAGCGTCGCGCTCTGGTGCGCTACCTGCGCACCGAGGTGATGTCAGAGTTCGACCGCCATCGTTTGATGACGCGGGTCAACATCTGGCTTTACGAGCATGGCATCCTGATCGAGGGCGAACGTCCTTTGAAGGGCGCCATCGCTGCGGCGCTGAAGCTGGCCGAGGACGAACTTGAGGGCGTGATTCAACAGGATGTCCCGGCAACCATGCTCGCCGCGTGGGTGCAGGCTTGCCACGAGCCCGATGGCAAAGGACTCGCCATGCAGGAATGGCTCGCGCAGGCGCCGCATCGGAACTCGCTGCCGCAGATTCGGGAACAGTTCGAGCGTATCCAGCTCCTGACGCAATTGGGTGTCGCCGCTCACCCCATGCCGTCGGTGTCCGACCACATCAAACGCCACTACGCCCAAGCCATGGCTGATCGGCCGCCCTCGGTGAGTAAGCGCCTGGCCGACGCGCGCCGAACCATTGAGGTGTCGTGTTTCCTGCATACCGCGCTCTGCGTCGCGACGGATCGTCTTCTCGCCATGACCCGCCAGCACATCGCCGACCTGTGGCGGAAAGGCATGGACGCCGTCACCCAATCCGCCGAATCACGCGCGCGCACCCTGACCGCTTTTGCAAAAGAAATCCGCGAGCTCGCGCTGGACAGCTCTCTCAGCGAAGGCGACCTGCGCAAGGCCATGCTGAGTGCCGTGGAGAAAGTTGGCGGCACCAAGCGAATCACCCGTGCCCGCCTGACGCGTGAACAACTGCTGATCCAGAACAGCCGCAACTCACGATCCTTGCTGAAGATGCTGTGCGCGCTGCCGTTCGAGAGCGCCTCACCTCATCCGGTGATCCAGGCCATGGATGCGCTCCGCGCCATCTATCAGGATCGCAAGCCGTCGCTGCCCGAGGAGATACCGGTCGCCTTGGGCAAGGTGTGGGACGACATGTTGGTGGACATCGATCGGCAACGTGCGCTCCAGGCGTTCGAAGTGGCGACCTTGTTGGCGATGCGGCGCGCTCTGAAGAGCGGAAGCCTGTACATTGGACACAGCTTCAGTTTCCGCAGTCGCGAAAGCATGCTAATCCCCGCGGATGAGTGGGCCAAGAGCAAGCCGCAGCATTACGCACGGTTGAAGCTGCCGCGCGACCCGAAGGAATTCACCGAGCCGCTGATCAAAGAAGTATCGCGGCAGCTACAAGCCTTGGACAAGGCGGTGAAGGCCGGTGACGTCCTCGTGGACACGCACGGGATACATATCCCCAAAGCCGCCGCCGAGGACGTGCCTGAAGGCGTGTCCGTCCTGCGGGATGCCCTCGTGGAACGCATCGGCGCGGAAGAGTTGCCGGGCGTCATGATGGAAGTGGACAGCCATACCCGTTTCAGCTGGATGCTCCTGGGACGCGAACCCCGCTCGGTCGATGAACTGCGACTGGTGTACGCCGGCCTCCTCGCGCATGGCACCGCCTTGTCGGCGGCCGATACGGCGCGGATGATGCCGGGGCTCTCCGCCCAGGCGGTGAACCAGAGCATGCGATGGATGGCACAGGAAAAACGCCTGCGCGAAGCCAACGCCGCCGTCTTCGAATTCATGCACAGCCATCCGATCGCCGAAAGCTGGGGGCGCGCGGATCTAGCGTCAGCGGACATGATGAGCCGGGAAACGGTCAAGAGCAGCTATTTGGCACGGCGCGACCCCCGCACGAAGAAGAAATCCATCGGCATCTACACGCACATTCATGACCGCTGGGGCATCTTTTACGATCAGCCCATCGTGCTTGGCGAGCGGCAGGCCGGCGTGGCGCTGGAGGGCGTGCTCCGCCAGGATACGGTTGCGATCAAGCAGTTGGCCGTGGATACGCACGGGCAGACCGAATTCAGCATGTTCCTGGGCAAGACCGTCCAGAAGGACATCTGCCCACGATTGCGGGATGCCAGTGCGCACAAGTTGTACGTGACCCCGGAGATGGAGGTGCCCGAGGGGCTCAGCGCAGTGATCGCCAAGAACCTCGCTCACCCCGAGAGGTTAGAGGCCGTGTGGGATGAGTGCGTGCGCATGGCGGCTTCCACCCTGATGGGCAAAGCCAGCGCCGTCGATATCCTTTCCCGGTTCGGTTCGGCCGCCAAGGGCGATGCGTTGTACGACGCCGGCGTCCAGATCGGACGGTTGCTGCTCACGCTCTTCCTGTGCCGTTGGTTCACGCTGCCGGAGTTTCGGCGCGAAATACTGCGTACGCTCAATCACGGGGAGCGGGTTCATGTGCTGGAGCACGCCTTGGAAACCGGCAAGGTGCCGCGGCATCAGTTGAATGCCGCCATCCGCCTTCGTGGCGTCTCGTCGTCGATCACGCTGTTGAGCAACATCGTGATGGCGTGGACCACAACGCGCATGCAGCAGTCGCTGGCAGGCCTGCCGAAAGACATTGGCGCGCATGCCGTTCCGGAGAACCTGCGCCATATCGCTCCCATCCAGGAGGGGCTTATTAATTTCCGGGGGCTGTTCGTATTCCCCATCGAGCGATATATGGCGCGACTGCTCCCTGGCCTGCAGCCCGTCAGATCTGTGCTTCGAGGCATTCGATAA
- a CDS encoding 2-hydroxychromene-2-carboxylate isomerase: MQAVDLQIFFNFRSPYCYLASKRMFDLLDEFHVNLVWLPLGGWSGRSPPERAKFKVPLARQDVSRFARRMGIPYNPPPRTTDPTRAGAVSLLAQEQGRLRPYVIEVMRAEWAEGQDIGDLDVLLAVAERVGLDRGAATAAADDPVRYGVLEENWRRAQEHGIFGVPTFMVGEEIYWGQDRIDFVREHLTELRLARL, translated from the coding sequence ATGCAAGCGGTTGATCTGCAGATTTTCTTCAACTTTCGCAGCCCCTATTGTTACCTGGCCTCCAAGCGCATGTTCGACTTACTGGACGAGTTCCATGTGAACCTCGTGTGGCTCCCGCTGGGCGGCTGGAGCGGCCGGTCGCCACCGGAGCGTGCCAAGTTCAAAGTGCCCCTTGCGCGGCAGGATGTCAGCCGCTTTGCCCGGCGGATGGGCATTCCCTACAACCCGCCGCCCAGGACCACGGACCCGACGCGCGCCGGCGCCGTTTCCCTGCTTGCACAGGAACAGGGGCGGTTGCGGCCCTACGTGATCGAGGTCATGCGCGCGGAATGGGCCGAAGGCCAGGACATCGGCGACCTGGATGTATTGCTGGCGGTGGCGGAACGTGTGGGCCTGGATCGAGGCGCCGCGACCGCCGCCGCCGACGATCCGGTTCGCTACGGGGTGCTGGAAGAAAACTGGAGGCGGGCGCAGGAGCACGGCATTTTCGGGGTTCCCACCTTCATGGTCGGCGAGGAAATCTACTGGGGGCAGGACCGCATCGATTTCGTACGCGAGCATCTGACTGAATTGCGCCTGGCCCGCCTCTGA
- a CDS encoding efflux RND transporter permease subunit yields the protein MNLSAPFIARPVATTLLMAAIAVLGLIVFPRLPVAPLPAIDFPTIQVTATLPGASPATMAASVATPLERQLGQIAGVSEMTSFSAQGATSITVQFALNRNIDAAAQDVQAALTAASKSLPTTMTTPPTWKKLDPADAPILILAATSSSLPLTTVDDEVDNLLARSISQVSGVAEVALGGEQQPAIRVQLDPAKLAAMGLTLEQARAALVAASTDAAKGALDTPTTGYTIAANDQLTEAKKFEHVVLAYRNGAPVQVADVGRAVRAAADRTAAAYYDNQPAILLTIYRQPGANVIDTVNRIKARLPELTANLPAGVEVHTVLDRTTTIRASVRDVEFTLVLTVALVVLVVALFLRNLLATVIPGITLIVVLLGTFAAMGWFGFSLDNLSLMALTIAVGFVVDDVIVVIENIYRHVEAGEPASAAALHGTREIGFTVLSMSLSLVFVLLPTAFMSGVIGRMFREFAFTVIAAVVVSALVALTLAPMLCARWIHPAQRAPGLWSRRIEQGFERLTAGYRRSLDRVLAHAPWMLAGFLATMVLAVALAWAIPKGFFPTQDTGLIGALADAAQSVSPARMQQLERRIDAVVATDPAVAGVASWTGSTGGNGFAQTQNTARYFIVLKPHSERKLAAPRVIERLNHALRDIGDAALHLHAVQDITVGGRSSRGNYQFTLQDANLDELRHWSAKMLAAMHRLPEIEGVASDLQDAAPQLGIAIDRATAAKLGVSIQSIDDTLDDAYGQRQISQYFTQVGTYPLILEATPQQLHRLGSLDDLYVKSTTNSTVPLSAVVRVDTEATGPLSIVHQGQFPAVNLSFNLRPGVSLGQAVAAIRQAAQAIGMPAGVARKFTGNAGAFEQSLASLAWMFLLTVVAVYVVLGILYEDYIHPLTILSTLPSAGLGALVALDLAHMDLSVIGMIGVVLVTGIVKKNGIMLVDFAIAAERERGLAPREAIREACLLRFRPILMTTMAALLAGVALAVGGGTGAELRRPLGVAIVGGLVFSQLLTLYSTPVVYLYLDRLRAWLHGRRVASSENAA from the coding sequence GTGAATCTGTCCGCCCCGTTCATCGCGCGTCCGGTAGCCACCACGCTGCTGATGGCGGCCATCGCCGTGCTGGGCCTGATCGTGTTTCCGCGCCTGCCGGTGGCGCCGCTGCCAGCCATCGACTTCCCCACCATCCAGGTGACGGCGACGCTGCCCGGCGCGAGTCCGGCGACCATGGCCGCCTCGGTGGCCACGCCGCTGGAGCGCCAGCTCGGCCAGATCGCCGGCGTCAGCGAGATGACCTCGTTCAGCGCGCAGGGCGCCACTTCGATCACGGTCCAGTTCGCGCTCAACCGCAACATCGACGCCGCGGCGCAGGACGTGCAGGCCGCGCTCACCGCGGCCAGCAAGTCGCTGCCGACCACGATGACCACGCCGCCGACATGGAAGAAGCTCGACCCCGCCGATGCACCGATCCTGATACTCGCGGCCACGTCCTCATCGCTGCCGCTGACCACGGTCGACGACGAGGTCGACAACTTGCTGGCACGCTCGATCTCGCAGGTGTCCGGCGTGGCCGAGGTGGCGCTGGGCGGCGAGCAGCAGCCGGCAATCCGGGTGCAGCTCGATCCGGCGAAGCTGGCCGCGATGGGGCTGACCCTGGAACAGGCGCGCGCCGCGCTGGTCGCCGCCAGCACCGATGCCGCCAAGGGCGCGCTGGACACACCCACCACCGGCTACACCATCGCCGCCAACGACCAGCTCACCGAGGCGAAGAAGTTCGAGCACGTCGTGCTCGCCTACCGCAATGGCGCGCCGGTGCAGGTGGCGGACGTGGGCCGCGCCGTGCGCGCTGCCGCCGACCGCACCGCGGCGGCGTATTACGACAACCAGCCCGCGATCCTGCTGACGATCTACCGGCAGCCCGGCGCCAACGTCATCGACACGGTAAACCGTATCAAGGCGCGCCTGCCCGAGCTCACCGCCAACCTGCCGGCGGGCGTGGAGGTGCATACGGTGCTGGATCGCACCACCACCATCCGCGCCTCGGTGCGCGACGTAGAGTTCACCCTCGTGCTCACCGTCGCGCTGGTGGTGCTGGTGGTGGCGCTGTTCCTGCGCAACCTGCTGGCCACCGTGATCCCGGGCATCACCTTGATCGTGGTGCTGCTCGGCACGTTCGCGGCGATGGGCTGGTTCGGCTTCAGCCTGGACAACCTCTCGCTGATGGCGCTGACCATCGCGGTGGGTTTCGTGGTGGACGACGTGATCGTGGTGATCGAGAACATCTACCGCCATGTCGAGGCCGGCGAGCCCGCGTCGGCGGCGGCGTTGCACGGCACGCGCGAGATTGGCTTCACCGTGCTGTCGATGAGCCTGTCGCTGGTGTTCGTGTTGTTGCCGACGGCCTTCATGAGCGGGGTGATCGGGCGCATGTTCCGCGAGTTCGCGTTCACGGTGATCGCCGCGGTGGTGGTGTCGGCACTGGTTGCGCTGACGCTGGCGCCGATGTTGTGCGCGCGTTGGATCCATCCGGCGCAACGCGCGCCGGGCCTCTGGTCGCGGCGTATCGAGCAGGGTTTCGAGCGGTTGACGGCGGGCTATCGCCGCTCGCTGGATAGGGTGCTGGCGCATGCGCCGTGGATGCTCGCGGGCTTCCTCGCCACGATGGTGCTAGCCGTGGCGCTGGCCTGGGCCATTCCCAAGGGTTTCTTCCCAACCCAGGATACCGGCCTGATCGGCGCGCTGGCGGACGCGGCGCAAAGCGTGTCGCCGGCACGCATGCAGCAACTGGAACGCCGCATCGACGCGGTCGTCGCTACTGATCCGGCGGTGGCGGGCGTGGCCTCGTGGACGGGCAGCACCGGCGGCAACGGCTTCGCGCAGACGCAGAACACCGCGCGCTATTTCATCGTGCTGAAACCGCATTCGGAACGGAAGCTGGCGGCGCCGCGCGTGATCGAACGCCTCAATCACGCCTTGCGCGACATTGGCGACGCCGCGCTGCACCTGCACGCGGTGCAGGACATCACCGTGGGCGGCCGCAGCTCGCGCGGCAACTACCAGTTCACCTTGCAGGACGCGAACCTCGACGAGCTGCGCCACTGGTCGGCGAAGATGCTGGCGGCCATGCATCGGCTGCCTGAGATCGAAGGCGTGGCCAGCGATCTGCAGGATGCCGCGCCGCAACTGGGCATTGCCATCGACCGCGCCACGGCGGCGAAGCTGGGCGTTTCCATCCAGTCCATCGACGACACCCTGGACGACGCCTACGGCCAGCGCCAGATCAGCCAGTATTTCACCCAGGTCGGCACTTATCCGCTGATCCTCGAAGCGACGCCGCAGCAACTGCACCGGCTGGGCTCGCTCGACGATCTCTACGTCAAGTCCACCACCAACAGCACGGTGCCGCTGTCCGCCGTGGTGCGCGTCGACACCGAGGCCACCGGGCCGCTTTCCATCGTCCACCAGGGGCAGTTCCCCGCGGTGAACCTGTCCTTCAACCTGCGGCCCGGTGTCTCGCTGGGACAGGCGGTAGCGGCGATCCGGCAGGCGGCGCAGGCCATCGGCATGCCCGCCGGCGTTGCGCGCAAGTTCACCGGCAACGCGGGCGCGTTCGAGCAGTCGCTGGCGAGTCTCGCGTGGATGTTCCTGCTGACCGTGGTGGCGGTGTACGTGGTGCTGGGCATCCTGTACGAGGACTACATCCACCCGCTGACGATCCTCTCGACCCTGCCGTCGGCCGGCCTCGGCGCACTGGTGGCGCTCGACCTCGCGCACATGGATCTCAGCGTGATCGGTATGATCGGCGTGGTGCTGGTGACCGGCATCGTCAAGAAGAACGGCATCATGCTGGTGGACTTCGCGATTGCCGCGGAACGCGAGCGCGGATTGGCGCCGCGTGAGGCGATCCGCGAAGCCTGCCTGCTGCGTTTCCGCCCGATCCTGATGACCACGATGGCGGCCTTGCTGGCGGGCGTCGCGCTGGCGGTCGGCGGCGGCACCGGTGCGGAACTGCGGCGACCGCTGGGCGTGGCCATCGTTGGCGGACTCGTTTTCAGCCAGTTGCTGACGCTGTATTCAACGCCGGTGGTGTATCTGTACTTGGATCGCCTCCGTGCGTGGCTACATGGGCGGCGAGTGGCCAGCTCCGAGAATGCTGCATGA
- a CDS encoding phospholipase D family protein, translating to MSRVVALTDGPTIRECVAKVLKGSSPAYIASPYWTKGTLAALGFGTGLLNGKLAVLCDLRSGACDPAAIRDMLKRGASVVSIDRLHAKVYIGDGGVVVGSANATAAGLWHGSSADAGNHEAAMWAASADAALPWLEWWRELAAEGVDLSNKQIANLLLDIADQEVAVAKPPASSLLNALIDGTYKDGAIPLHVTIDWLDADDEVVEKAANLSKELHSTIGYWQRWPTMPKRANVISFILEEDGSTWLEDVWRTPDNPRFAMDPVTEAIYVSKVELIDGRYKLIQPRRWSRAARMCVEDPMYRHHFRGGGTGVCLPIDEFVPYLKQAG from the coding sequence ATGAGTAGGGTAGTTGCGCTGACTGATGGGCCAACAATACGCGAGTGCGTTGCAAAGGTGCTGAAGGGCTCCTCTCCGGCATACATCGCCTCGCCATACTGGACGAAAGGAACCCTTGCTGCACTTGGTTTCGGTACCGGCCTGCTCAATGGCAAGTTGGCCGTGCTGTGTGACCTCCGTTCGGGTGCGTGCGACCCAGCGGCCATACGGGACATGCTCAAGCGAGGTGCTTCGGTCGTATCGATTGATCGTCTACACGCCAAGGTATATATCGGCGACGGTGGCGTTGTTGTTGGATCTGCGAACGCTACGGCGGCCGGACTTTGGCATGGATCGAGCGCAGATGCTGGAAATCATGAGGCGGCAATGTGGGCGGCGTCCGCCGATGCTGCGCTTCCGTGGTTGGAGTGGTGGCGCGAGTTGGCTGCGGAGGGTGTCGATCTGTCTAACAAGCAGATCGCAAACCTGCTCCTGGATATCGCCGATCAGGAGGTAGCAGTGGCAAAGCCGCCTGCGTCCAGTCTGCTCAATGCGTTGATCGACGGCACATACAAGGATGGCGCCATACCACTGCATGTGACCATCGATTGGCTCGATGCCGATGATGAGGTCGTAGAGAAGGCGGCGAACCTCTCTAAAGAGCTGCACAGCACCATCGGCTACTGGCAGCGTTGGCCGACGATGCCGAAACGGGCCAATGTCATCTCGTTCATCCTCGAAGAGGACGGTAGTACCTGGCTCGAGGATGTCTGGAGAACACCGGATAATCCACGGTTTGCGATGGATCCGGTGACCGAGGCAATCTATGTCAGCAAGGTGGAACTGATCGACGGCCGGTACAAACTAATCCAACCACGTCGGTGGTCCCGCGCCGCCCGCATGTGCGTCGAGGATCCCATGTACCGGCACCACTTCCGGGGAGGCGGTACCGGCGTGTGTCTGCCCATTGATGAGTTCGTACCCTACCTCAAGCAGGCAGGGTGA